Proteins from one Faecalibacterium sp. I3-3-33 genomic window:
- a CDS encoding DUF6061 family protein, whose amino-acid sequence MKYDERACKFNMDTGCVELLLRDGRMISIDCTGVEDELDVTMAQRTELDYLIYNDPLGYADLILNGDPEKYLKNVAGSHGLED is encoded by the coding sequence ATGAAGTACGATGAAAGAGCCTGCAAGTTCAACATGGATACCGGCTGCGTGGAGCTGCTGCTCCGGGATGGGAGAATGATCTCCATTGACTGCACTGGGGTCGAGGATGAATTGGACGTGACCATGGCGCAGAGGACGGAACTGGACTACCTCATCTACAACGATCCGCTGGGCTATGCGGATTTGATTCTGAACGGTGACCCGGAGAAATATTTGAAGAATGTGGCTGGAAGCCATGGGCTAGAAGATTAA
- a CDS encoding recombinase family protein, which produces MTTASNSAILDPVTNPVPTVAPQSKEDTTMSGATNKITALYCRLSQEDARLGESLSIENQKAILLEYAKKNHFPNPVFFVDDGYSGTNYDRPGFQSMLVEIEAGRVGIVITKDLSRLGRNSALTGLYTNFTFPQYGVRYIAINDNYDTIDPNSVNNDFAGIKNWFNEFYARDTSRKIRAVQKAKGERGVPLTVNVPYGYVKDPENPKHWLVDPEAAAIVKRIFSMCMEGRGPTQIANQLWVDKVLTPTAYKLSHGRSTNAPAPEDPYRWDKRAVSLILERREYTGCTVNFKTYTNSIWDKKRHLNPVENQAIFPDTHERIIDDDVFEKVQEIRNQRHRMTRTGKSSIFSGMVYCADCGSKMQYGSSNNRDFSQDFFDCSLHKKNGSKCKGHFIRVKVLEGRVLSHVQRVTDYILRHEDYFRKVMEEQLRVESTEKLTVLKKQLARNEKRIADLKRLFMKIYEDNASGKLSDERFDMMSQSYDAEQKHLEEEALSIQQEIEVQEQQIENIEKFVQKAHKYVHIEELTPYALRELVSAIYVDAPNKSSGKRVQHIHIKYDGLGYIPLDELEAKEKA; this is translated from the coding sequence ATGACAACTGCGTCCAATTCTGCTATACTTGACCCGGTAACCAATCCTGTACCGACAGTTGCTCCACAGAGTAAGGAGGACACAACAATGTCTGGAGCAACGAATAAAATCACCGCACTTTACTGCCGACTGTCGCAAGAGGACGCACGGCTCGGCGAAAGCCTGTCCATTGAGAACCAGAAGGCTATCCTTCTGGAATACGCCAAAAAGAACCACTTCCCGAACCCGGTGTTCTTTGTGGATGATGGCTACTCCGGCACGAACTATGACCGCCCCGGCTTTCAGAGTATGCTGGTCGAGATCGAAGCAGGGCGTGTAGGAATCGTTATCACGAAAGACCTGTCCCGACTGGGGCGCAACTCTGCCTTGACGGGTCTGTACACAAACTTTACCTTTCCCCAGTATGGCGTTCGCTACATTGCCATTAACGACAATTACGACACCATTGACCCGAACAGCGTAAACAACGATTTTGCGGGTATTAAGAACTGGTTCAACGAGTTTTACGCCCGCGATACCAGCCGCAAGATTCGGGCTGTCCAGAAGGCCAAGGGAGAGCGTGGAGTGCCGCTGACGGTCAATGTTCCGTACGGCTATGTAAAAGACCCGGAGAACCCGAAGCATTGGCTTGTTGACCCGGAAGCGGCTGCGATTGTGAAGCGCATCTTCTCCATGTGCATGGAGGGACGTGGCCCGACCCAAATTGCAAACCAACTGTGGGTGGACAAAGTTCTGACTCCCACCGCCTACAAGCTGAGCCATGGCCGGAGTACAAACGCACCTGCCCCGGAAGACCCTTACCGCTGGGATAAAAGAGCAGTAAGTTTGATTCTGGAACGCCGGGAGTACACTGGCTGCACAGTCAACTTCAAGACCTATACTAACTCTATCTGGGATAAAAAGAGACATCTGAATCCTGTGGAAAATCAGGCTATCTTCCCGGATACACATGAGCGCATTATTGACGATGATGTGTTTGAAAAGGTTCAGGAGATTCGTAACCAGCGTCACCGCATGACTCGGACAGGCAAGAGCAGCATTTTCTCCGGTATGGTCTACTGCGCTGACTGCGGTTCCAAGATGCAATATGGTTCGTCCAACAACAGGGACTTCAGTCAAGACTTCTTTGATTGCTCTCTGCACAAGAAGAACGGGAGCAAGTGCAAGGGACACTTCATCCGGGTAAAGGTTCTGGAAGGACGTGTACTGAGTCATGTTCAGCGGGTGACGGACTACATTCTCCGTCATGAAGACTACTTCCGCAAGGTCATGGAGGAGCAGCTTCGGGTGGAAAGCACCGAAAAGCTGACCGTCCTGAAGAAGCAGCTTGCCCGGAATGAGAAGCGGATTGCAGACCTCAAACGGCTGTTCATGAAAATCTACGAGGATAACGCCAGCGGAAAGCTGAGCGATGAACGCTTTGACATGATGAGCCAGAGCTACGATGCCGAACAGAAGCATCTGGAAGAGGAAGCCCTCTCTATCCAGCAGGAAATCGAAGTACAGGAACAGCAGATCGAGAATATTGAGAAGTTCGTCCAGAAAGCGCACAAATACGTTCATATTGAAGAACTCACCCCTTATGCTCTCCGTGAACTGGTGTCAGCCATCTATGTGGATGCCCCGAATAAGTCCAGCGGAAAGCGGGTGCAGCACATCCATATCAAGTACGATGGGCTGGGGTACATCCCTCTGGATGAACTGGAAGCAAAAGAAAAGGCGTGA
- a CDS encoding relaxase/mobilization nuclease domain-containing protein, with protein sequence MATLKHIASKNSDYTAIEAYLVYQHDAFTGKQLLDEQGKPKLRDSYLLDTLECGDFSFATACLLANRKYGKNTQHGDIKSHQYIISFDPRDAADNGLTMEKAQALGLKFCSENFPGHPAIVCTHPDGHNHSGNIHVHIVIGSIRTREVERKPYMQKPRDWREGMKHSSTAQTMRHLRVEVMELCEGAGLYQIDLLNGSKERVSEAEYWARRRGQQKLDRENAALTAAGQSPKQKKFETVKDTLRRQISSVLYRATSFEDFSDKLMQQYGIAVKESRGQLSYLPAGRTKFIRAKHLGDKFDKAAVLATLQANAERKPQVQFKQDTIWKLIDIQSRMTEGKGIGYERWAKKHNLKAMAQTLILLEEKGLTDEDALNQRIAELETKYHDALAVVKDLEGRMKTNKELRYHVAAYTNTKNIAQQLKAAKRPAAFEEQHRAELTAYRTAAAYLKANNITKLPSPKKLEAEYAQLASEKAKFYEQYKEATEELLKLKTAKQNVASFFREEEQAQQER encoded by the coding sequence ATGGCAACGCTCAAGCATATCGCCTCTAAAAACTCGGACTATACCGCCATCGAAGCGTACCTCGTTTATCAGCACGATGCGTTCACTGGAAAGCAACTTCTGGATGAACAGGGCAAGCCGAAGCTGCGGGATTCGTACCTGCTCGACACCCTTGAGTGCGGCGATTTCTCGTTTGCAACGGCCTGTCTGCTGGCAAACCGCAAGTATGGTAAGAACACCCAGCATGGTGATATTAAGAGCCATCAGTATATCATCAGCTTTGACCCCAGAGATGCAGCCGACAACGGCTTGACCATGGAAAAGGCACAGGCACTTGGCCTGAAGTTTTGTTCTGAAAACTTCCCCGGTCATCCTGCCATCGTCTGCACTCACCCGGATGGGCACAACCATTCGGGAAACATCCATGTCCACATCGTGATCGGAAGCATCCGAACGCGAGAGGTGGAACGCAAGCCCTATATGCAAAAGCCCCGCGACTGGCGCGAGGGTATGAAGCACTCCAGCACAGCCCAGACCATGCGGCACCTCCGTGTCGAAGTCATGGAGCTGTGCGAGGGTGCCGGACTGTACCAGATCGACCTACTCAACGGCTCGAAGGAGCGTGTCAGTGAAGCCGAGTATTGGGCAAGACGGCGTGGGCAGCAGAAACTTGACCGTGAAAACGCAGCCCTCACCGCAGCCGGACAGTCGCCCAAGCAGAAGAAGTTTGAAACAGTAAAAGATACCCTGCGGAGACAGATTTCGTCTGTATTGTACCGCGCTACCAGCTTTGAGGATTTCTCTGACAAGCTCATGCAGCAGTACGGCATTGCCGTTAAGGAAAGCCGTGGGCAGCTCAGCTATCTGCCTGCTGGCAGAACCAAGTTTATCCGGGCGAAACATCTCGGTGACAAGTTCGATAAGGCGGCAGTGCTTGCCACGTTGCAGGCAAATGCCGAACGCAAACCCCAGGTTCAGTTCAAGCAGGATACCATCTGGAAATTGATCGACATCCAGTCGAGGATGACCGAGGGCAAGGGCATCGGCTACGAGCGTTGGGCGAAGAAGCACAACCTCAAAGCCATGGCACAGACCTTGATCCTCTTAGAAGAAAAGGGCTTGACCGACGAGGACGCCCTGAACCAGCGCATCGCTGAACTGGAAACCAAGTATCACGACGCACTGGCGGTGGTGAAAGACCTCGAAGGTCGCATGAAAACCAACAAAGAGCTGCGCTATCACGTCGCAGCCTACACCAACACCAAGAACATCGCACAACAGTTAAAAGCCGCAAAACGACCCGCAGCCTTTGAAGAACAGCACCGTGCAGAACTGACAGCATACCGGACGGCAGCAGCCTATCTCAAGGCAAACAACATCACGAAGCTGCCCAGTCCGAAAAAGCTGGAAGCCGAGTATGCGCAGCTGGCATCCGAAAAGGCAAAGTTCTACGAGCAGTACAAAGAAGCCACGGAAGAACTGCTCAAACTGAAAACCGCAAAGCAGAATGTTGCGTCCTTTTTCCGGGAGGAAGAACAGGCGCAACAGGAGAGATAA
- a CDS encoding plasmid mobilization protein, producing the protein MTKTNVQSTPSNSQHHDTPNNKTHVIKFRVTAEEKASLELTCKLLNLSLSTFIRRAIHNVKIEKTVIVAGGGEETLTAVSTLLAQCSRVGGNLNQLARHFNSGGADTEQIRAKLLDELADLTAFRLHAEKVLGELYGNAQAYRL; encoded by the coding sequence ATGACCAAAACGAATGTTCAATCGACCCCTAGCAATTCCCAGCACCACGACACGCCGAACAACAAAACGCACGTCATCAAGTTCCGTGTGACAGCGGAGGAAAAAGCGTCACTGGAACTCACTTGCAAACTCCTGAATCTCTCCCTCTCCACTTTTATCCGCCGCGCCATCCACAACGTCAAGATCGAGAAAACGGTCATCGTTGCCGGCGGCGGAGAAGAAACCCTGACCGCCGTTTCCACCCTGCTTGCCCAGTGCAGCAGGGTGGGCGGAAACCTCAACCAGCTTGCAAGGCACTTCAATTCCGGCGGTGCAGACACCGAGCAGATCCGGGCGAAACTCCTTGACGAACTTGCAGACCTGACTGCATTCCGGCTCCATGCCGAGAAAGTTCTGGGTGAACTGTATGGCAACGCTCAAGCATATCGCCTCTAA